Proteins from a genomic interval of Sphingobacterium lactis:
- a CDS encoding DUF421 domain-containing protein yields MALTFIFGMFFDGEWDFLLEIILRSLVMFLLILVMLRISGRRGVRQLTLFEVAIILGLGSAAGDPMFQEDLPIVHAILVFLTVILLYKGITWLSAKSAFVNKLMEGDPLVIVRNGTFAVTEDNVDNFSKMEFFAELRNESVEHLGQLRTAVLEIDGSISIIRYAPKELRYGLPLFPDDYKEIQLTEQVTGHFACMLCGRIETVIRPNFKCPTCGRCRWTHAIRTEYH; encoded by the coding sequence ATGGCGTTGACTTTTATCTTTGGAATGTTTTTCGATGGAGAATGGGATTTTCTGCTTGAGATCATTCTTCGTTCCCTCGTTATGTTTCTGTTGATCCTCGTGATGCTACGCATCTCAGGGCGTAGGGGTGTTCGCCAATTGACCTTATTTGAAGTGGCCATTATCTTGGGTCTTGGATCCGCGGCTGGAGACCCTATGTTTCAGGAAGATTTACCTATTGTACATGCCATACTGGTTTTTCTAACCGTAATCTTATTGTACAAGGGCATTACCTGGTTATCCGCTAAATCCGCTTTCGTCAATAAACTTATGGAAGGCGACCCATTGGTTATCGTACGGAATGGCACCTTTGCGGTGACGGAGGATAACGTCGATAATTTTTCTAAGATGGAGTTCTTCGCTGAATTACGGAATGAATCCGTTGAGCATCTCGGGCAGCTGCGGACCGCAGTTTTGGAAATCGATGGTTCCATCAGCATCATTCGCTATGCTCCGAAAGAGCTGCGGTATGGCCTTCCACTTTTCCCTGATGATTATAAAGAAATTCAACTGACCGAACAGGTAACGGGGCATTTTGCATGTATGTTATGTGGTCGGATCGAAACAGTCATTCGACCCAATTTCAAATGTCCAACCTGCGGACGCTGTCGGTGGACCCACGCCATCCGTACTGAATACCATTAA
- a CDS encoding sensor histidine kinase produces the protein MSSSRNESLEERKVKGQYSLFDEESSGDFLCFDLLFHDSIFSILILDKYYQLSKINGRFEQFFGKEEGQGLGSSIFDFLSDSDSKNLKQVLADKELAKEALIIPLTFQFDGHDSQLVDAYVKAYENTFGERQYCLLLFDKHFQPDNSIHSFKQEIFKTIVDTQEKERIRIGRMLHDSVAQLLYAIRLKMQHVLGDREYQSDDIKSMKELLNEAIVQVRNLSVDLVPSVLQDFGLVQAIHAMANRISTADFKIEVKVPEFCEDFDNNLKLAVFRIIQELLNNAIKHSMATTVAITVICEDHTVNISVTDNGKGFGESLTELQKKGTGLRAIKNRVDLYNGEIKIMDREIGAGIYTTLTI, from the coding sequence ATGTCGAGTTCAAGAAACGAGTCATTAGAAGAACGGAAGGTGAAAGGACAGTATTCGCTATTTGATGAGGAATCAAGTGGGGATTTTTTATGTTTCGATCTTCTATTCCACGATAGTATTTTTTCTATACTCATTCTCGACAAGTATTATCAGCTTTCAAAGATAAATGGTCGGTTTGAGCAATTTTTTGGTAAGGAAGAGGGGCAGGGCTTAGGGAGCAGCATTTTTGATTTCCTGAGTGATTCGGATAGTAAAAATTTAAAGCAGGTTTTAGCTGACAAGGAGCTGGCCAAGGAAGCACTCATTATACCGTTAACTTTTCAGTTTGATGGACATGATTCCCAACTGGTAGATGCGTATGTCAAGGCGTATGAGAATACGTTCGGTGAGCGGCAATATTGCCTTTTATTGTTTGACAAACATTTTCAACCAGATAATTCTATCCATAGTTTTAAACAAGAAATATTCAAGACCATTGTCGATACACAAGAAAAAGAGCGTATTCGGATCGGGCGGATGTTGCATGATAGTGTTGCACAGCTATTATATGCTATTCGCTTAAAAATGCAGCATGTTCTGGGCGATAGGGAGTATCAATCCGATGACATAAAATCGATGAAGGAACTCCTAAATGAAGCTATTGTACAAGTGAGAAATCTTTCTGTCGACCTAGTGCCTTCCGTACTTCAGGATTTCGGCTTAGTGCAGGCTATTCATGCCATGGCAAACCGCATTTCCACTGCTGATTTTAAAATTGAAGTGAAAGTCCCAGAATTTTGTGAGGATTTTGATAACAATCTCAAATTGGCCGTATTCCGTATTATTCAAGAACTATTAAACAATGCCATTAAACATTCGATGGCGACAACTGTTGCTATAACGGTAATTTGTGAAGATCATACAGTTAACATTTCCGTCACGGACAATGGAAAGGGATTTGGAGAAAGCCTTACCGAACTCCAGAAAAAGGGTACAGGCCTACGTGCTATCAAAAATAGAGTAGATCTATACAACGGCGAAATTAAAATTATGGATAGGGAAATTGGGGCCGGTATTTATACCACATTAACGATTTAA
- a CDS encoding ferritin-like domain-containing protein, whose product MDNTQKKIDIVNQAIEINNDRIAGYEKASEIVSGDDIHELQNLFDQYRQQSEQFNTELRPFVEQFGAEADEGTRMSGKLFRIWMDIKSIVAPSTSQAVLENCEKGEDEWKEAYRKLLNDSVEHYPELTNVLQDQMATQISAHDHIKSLRDR is encoded by the coding sequence ATGGACAATACACAAAAGAAAATAGATATTGTAAACCAGGCAATCGAAATCAACAATGACCGTATTGCCGGTTATGAAAAAGCATCTGAAATTGTTTCTGGCGATGACATTCATGAATTACAAAATTTGTTCGATCAATATCGGCAGCAATCGGAACAGTTCAATACGGAACTTCGACCGTTTGTGGAACAATTTGGAGCAGAAGCAGACGAAGGAACGCGTATGAGCGGAAAATTATTCCGTATTTGGATGGACATCAAATCAATCGTTGCACCTTCCACTTCACAGGCTGTTTTAGAAAACTGTGAGAAAGGGGAAGATGAATGGAAAGAAGCCTACCGAAAACTCTTGAATGATAGTGTTGAACATTATCCAGAGCTTACCAATGTCCTTCAAGACCAAATGGCAACGCAAATTTCTGCGCACGACCATATTAAAAGTTTAAGGGACAGATAG
- a CDS encoding PAS domain-containing sensor histidine kinase: MTENNAEFILNILNKSHLSTAIYQGEDLRIIYANQAMMTLWCANQTVIGKPLTVAFPHFQEEGFVRILQNVWKTGTPYIASNTVAHIVDGPLVYKRYFDFEYKPICNDQEEVIAILNTAVDVTRQKDAIKTIEEQKLKLSFNNELEIITHTLAHDAKNPISIARLAVSHLQQMQDLENENLKKWYGLIDDAISSLNSIIDKTVQLSKAKSYEIAQNTINMEVLLRKWIDEASILYNKPPETVVMGQFLPLKGDVGAIYLIFSNIIGNAFKYTPKDSTARIEIYSETTSKGVVYYVKDNGIGIPTQEVNSIFLNFHRASNSQDHYGKGNGLYIVKKILDSINGNINIMSKLDNGTKVRLFFPYPTN, from the coding sequence ATGACAGAAAATAATGCTGAATTCATTCTCAACATATTAAATAAATCTCACTTATCAACTGCAATTTATCAAGGAGAAGATCTTCGTATTATATATGCCAACCAAGCCATGATGACCCTATGGTGCGCAAATCAGACCGTTATCGGCAAACCCTTGACCGTTGCTTTTCCACACTTCCAAGAAGAGGGATTCGTCAGAATCCTGCAGAACGTATGGAAGACGGGCACGCCCTATATTGCTAGTAATACCGTCGCCCATATCGTGGATGGACCACTGGTCTACAAGCGGTATTTTGATTTTGAATATAAACCCATTTGCAATGATCAAGAAGAGGTTATTGCGATTTTGAATACTGCTGTAGATGTCACCAGACAAAAGGACGCCATTAAAACGATTGAAGAGCAAAAACTAAAATTATCCTTCAATAATGAATTGGAAATCATTACGCATACTTTAGCACACGATGCCAAAAACCCAATTTCCATCGCCCGTTTGGCTGTCTCCCATCTGCAACAGATGCAGGATTTGGAAAATGAAAACCTCAAAAAATGGTATGGTTTGATTGATGATGCGATTTCTTCCCTGAATAGCATCATTGACAAAACGGTACAACTCAGTAAGGCAAAATCATACGAGATCGCACAGAACACCATCAATATGGAGGTCCTTCTCCGGAAATGGATTGATGAGGCTTCCATTTTGTACAACAAACCCCCGGAAACTGTGGTCATGGGCCAATTTCTACCACTAAAGGGAGACGTTGGGGCAATCTATCTCATATTTTCCAATATTATCGGGAATGCTTTTAAGTATACTCCGAAAGATAGCACGGCAAGGATTGAGATTTATAGCGAAACGACCAGTAAGGGTGTTGTCTATTATGTAAAGGATAACGGAATCGGTATTCCTACGCAAGAGGTCAATAGCATTTTCTTAAATTTCCATCGCGCTTCCAATTCGCAGGACCATTATGGAAAAGGTAATGGACTATATATCGTTAAAAAAATCCTAGACAGCATCAACGGAAACATCAATATCATGAGTAAATTGGATAATGGCACGAAAGTGCGCCTGTTTTTCCCTTATCCGACCAATTAA
- a CDS encoding DUF6660 family protein: MVMKVISAILTLYILVLTFIPCSDHFAETDCFGHDHTEEHHRPKEHSHDHSKDSCTPFCTCSCCGISLTAAEEINFPIIEPFETHYSIDRSDKEYSLINKYNVNIWQPPQV, encoded by the coding sequence ATGGTAATGAAAGTTATCTCGGCGATATTGACCCTGTACATTCTGGTATTGACATTTATACCATGCAGTGATCATTTTGCCGAAACGGATTGCTTCGGACACGATCATACCGAAGAACACCACCGGCCAAAAGAGCATTCTCATGATCACTCCAAGGACAGTTGTACCCCATTCTGTACATGCTCCTGTTGTGGCATTTCGCTGACAGCTGCCGAGGAAATCAATTTCCCAATCATTGAACCTTTCGAAACCCATTATTCGATCGACCGATCCGACAAAGAGTACTCCCTAATCAATAAATACAACGTCAATATCTGGCAACCACCCCAAGTATAA
- a CDS encoding MFS transporter, translating into MINKKLLPLLLGGLGIGTTEFVMMGMLPDIAKDLTIDIPTAGHLISSYALGVVVGAPLLVSLGRKFRPKQMLIMLMIAFTLFNLISAVASSYHLLLISRFFSGLPHGAFFGIGAVVASRIADEGKQASAIAVMFAGLTLANLALVPVGTWVGHEFSWRYTFGIVGFIGLVTIFSLKWLLPNVELGEQGDLKSEMGIFKSLQVWLIIIIVSIGTGGLFAWISYIAPLMTEISKFKPDHMSMIMVLVGFGMFVGNIVGAKLTDRFSASKVCLALLISMVLVLIGIYFLSENQIISLILTFLAGALSLSLASPIQLLMIQTAKSAEMLGASLIQAAFNIGNSLGAFFGGLPLVAGLGYNSPVLVGAAMACVGVVFTLVFIQRQRKGIVE; encoded by the coding sequence ATGATTAACAAAAAGTTATTGCCGTTGTTGCTGGGAGGCTTGGGCATTGGGACAACAGAATTTGTCATGATGGGCATGTTGCCGGATATTGCCAAGGATTTAACAATCGATATCCCGACTGCAGGTCATTTGATTTCCAGCTATGCATTGGGTGTTGTGGTGGGAGCACCGTTATTGGTTAGCTTAGGTCGGAAGTTCAGACCAAAGCAAATGTTGATCATGCTCATGATCGCCTTTACGTTATTCAATTTAATTTCAGCAGTGGCCAGTTCATACCATTTACTGCTGATTTCGCGGTTCTTTTCGGGGCTTCCCCATGGAGCATTCTTCGGGATTGGTGCTGTTGTGGCCAGTCGGATTGCCGACGAGGGCAAACAGGCCAGTGCCATTGCGGTCATGTTCGCGGGACTCACCTTGGCGAATCTTGCACTTGTTCCTGTGGGGACATGGGTAGGGCATGAGTTTTCCTGGCGGTACACCTTTGGCATCGTAGGTTTTATCGGTCTGGTCACGATTTTTTCATTGAAATGGCTTTTGCCGAATGTTGAACTTGGAGAACAGGGCGACCTGAAATCCGAAATGGGCATATTCAAGAGCCTACAGGTATGGTTGATCATTATTATCGTTAGTATTGGAACAGGCGGACTGTTTGCCTGGATCAGTTATATCGCGCCTTTAATGACGGAAATATCCAAATTCAAGCCCGATCACATGTCCATGATCATGGTCCTGGTTGGCTTTGGGATGTTTGTCGGGAATATTGTAGGGGCTAAATTGACCGATCGATTTTCCGCTTCCAAGGTTTGTCTCGCCTTATTGATCTCCATGGTTTTGGTGCTAATTGGGATCTATTTCTTATCAGAAAATCAGATCATCTCCCTTATTTTGACATTTTTGGCGGGCGCACTTTCACTCTCCCTAGCATCACCGATTCAATTGTTGATGATCCAAACGGCAAAAAGTGCAGAGATGCTGGGCGCATCCCTGATCCAGGCAGCATTTAATATCGGCAATTCTTTGGGAGCCTTTTTTGGTGGTCTTCCTTTGGTCGCAGGTTTGGGGTATAATTCACCGGTTCTCGTAGGTGCAGCCATGGCCTGTGTAGGTGTTGTCTTTACGCTTGTATTTATTCAAAGGCAACGTAAGGGTATTGTTGAATAA
- a CDS encoding DNA topoisomerase IB yields MATKQKTPTNKEADYSTLGIKRMKKGRGFAYYSSNGQLIRSEEILARIKGLVIPPIWSDVWISASPKDHLQAVGLDIKGRRQYIYSTSWVEKRNKEKFEHLADFGKILPDIRKQIRKDLKRENLDQRKVSAIALSVLDQTAIRVGNEQYSKVYGSYGLTTLQKKHIHKDNKKITIKYIGKKAVPQEKIVESKKLIHYLEELMESRGKHLFVYENQGNKKAKLHAADLNSYLQECASTAITCKTFRTWHASLKYLFLLLQSGNEKTEKERIKRSMDVEETVAKYLGNSRSVTNKHYIFPVLREIYVQGSLENWIKRNKGLNKPKKLKLAEKKLRQLATKGN; encoded by the coding sequence ATGGCCACAAAGCAAAAAACACCTACCAATAAGGAAGCTGATTATTCAACCTTGGGGATAAAGCGAATGAAGAAAGGCCGAGGATTTGCCTACTATTCTTCAAACGGTCAATTGATTCGATCCGAGGAAATCCTAGCACGAATCAAAGGATTGGTTATTCCTCCAATCTGGTCAGATGTATGGATTTCTGCTTCACCTAAGGATCACCTCCAAGCTGTCGGCCTTGACATCAAGGGACGCCGGCAATATATTTATTCAACTTCATGGGTGGAGAAAAGAAACAAGGAGAAATTCGAACACCTTGCCGATTTCGGAAAAATTCTTCCTGACATCCGAAAACAGATCCGGAAAGATCTCAAGCGCGAAAATCTAGACCAACGTAAAGTTTCGGCAATAGCACTATCCGTCCTGGATCAGACCGCCATACGTGTAGGGAATGAACAATACAGCAAAGTGTATGGATCCTACGGGTTGACGACCCTCCAGAAAAAACACATCCATAAAGACAATAAGAAAATAACCATAAAATATATTGGTAAGAAAGCAGTTCCTCAAGAGAAAATCGTGGAAAGCAAAAAATTGATCCATTATCTCGAAGAACTAATGGAGAGTCGTGGAAAACACCTGTTCGTTTATGAGAACCAAGGTAATAAAAAGGCAAAGCTACATGCTGCCGATCTGAACAGTTACCTCCAAGAATGCGCTTCGACAGCTATCACCTGCAAGACTTTCCGAACCTGGCATGCCTCTTTAAAATATTTATTTCTCTTGCTTCAATCTGGAAACGAAAAAACGGAAAAGGAACGCATTAAACGATCTATGGATGTTGAAGAAACAGTAGCAAAATACTTAGGTAATTCGAGATCAGTAACCAATAAGCATTACATCTTCCCCGTATTGCGAGAGATTTATGTACAAGGTTCCCTAGAAAATTGGATAAAACGAAACAAAGGATTAAACAAACCAAAGAAACTAAAACTTGCAGAAAAAAAATTAAGGCAACTTGCAACGAAGGGTAATTAA
- a CDS encoding IS3 family transposase, producing the protein MGIRLICGLFGKTRHAYYDRQWRVQDVGLKDEIILQHVLRIRSEQKRIGTRKLLHMLAGPLQEHGIRIGRDYLFALMREHSLQIRVRKRKAVTTDSRHWMKKYRNLIKELAVERPEQVWVSDITYVQLNRRWGYLSLVTDAYSRKIVGWAFRGDLSAQGCIDALQMALQQRQYPGKGLIHHSDRGSQYCSKGYVDILRTNGIGVSMTENGDPYENAIAERVNGILKAEFDLYASQSGLRETTRKIRENIRVYNNLRPHASCDYLTPEQAHMRSGALRKRWRPKKYPIVQKEFV; encoded by the coding sequence ATGGGGATCCGTTTGATCTGCGGACTGTTTGGCAAAACAAGGCATGCGTACTATGACCGCCAGTGGCGGGTGCAGGATGTCGGACTGAAGGACGAGATCATCCTGCAGCACGTGCTGCGGATACGCAGCGAACAGAAGAGGATCGGTACCCGGAAGCTGCTCCATATGCTCGCCGGCCCCCTGCAGGAACATGGGATCAGGATCGGCCGCGACTATCTCTTCGCCCTGATGAGGGAGCATTCCCTACAGATCAGGGTCAGGAAGAGGAAGGCGGTCACCACCGATTCGCGGCACTGGATGAAGAAGTACAGAAACCTGATAAAGGAACTTGCGGTCGAGCGCCCCGAGCAGGTCTGGGTAAGCGACATCACCTATGTACAGCTCAACCGGCGCTGGGGATATCTGAGCCTGGTCACCGATGCCTATTCCAGAAAGATAGTGGGCTGGGCGTTCAGGGGCGACCTCTCGGCACAGGGATGTATCGATGCCCTGCAGATGGCACTGCAGCAGAGGCAGTATCCGGGAAAGGGACTCATACACCACTCCGATCGGGGTTCGCAGTACTGTAGCAAAGGCTATGTGGATATCCTACGCACCAACGGGATCGGGGTCAGCATGACCGAGAACGGGGATCCCTATGAGAATGCGATAGCCGAACGGGTGAACGGCATACTGAAGGCGGAGTTTGACCTCTACGCATCACAGAGTGGCCTGAGGGAGACCACAAGAAAGATCAGGGAGAACATCAGGGTATACAACAACCTAAGGCCCCACGCGAGCTGTGATTACCTCACACCTGAACAGGCACATATGAGGTCAGGTGCGCTGAGAAAGAGATGGAGACCGAAAAAATATCCAATAGTGCAGAAAGAGTTTGTATAG
- a CDS encoding response regulator transcription factor yields MSEVHILLVEDHLVVRNGMKLLLEAQPNFSVVADVNNGSEALEMLKDGLKPDIVLTDLNMKEFDGMLLIEQVSSEFPDIKVIVLSMMDCEQHVSKSFENGAKGYLVKNVAADELVFCINHVAKGGRYLCEELSMNYVQKSIDRNHYTPNLLDPQALELTSRELEILELLGEGLTNLEISKKLFLSKRTVEGHRQNLIDKTGSKNTPALIKFAVLNGLLR; encoded by the coding sequence ATGAGTGAAGTTCATATTTTATTGGTAGAAGACCATTTGGTCGTTCGAAATGGTATGAAATTATTGTTGGAGGCCCAGCCGAATTTTTCCGTGGTGGCGGATGTTAATAATGGTAGTGAAGCACTGGAAATGCTTAAGGATGGACTAAAGCCGGATATTGTCCTTACAGATCTCAATATGAAAGAATTCGATGGCATGTTACTCATCGAACAGGTTAGCTCTGAATTCCCGGACATCAAGGTTATTGTGCTGTCGATGATGGACTGCGAACAACATGTTTCAAAGTCTTTTGAAAACGGGGCAAAAGGTTACTTGGTGAAAAATGTCGCCGCCGATGAGCTCGTCTTCTGCATTAACCATGTGGCCAAGGGAGGACGCTATCTATGTGAGGAACTGAGCATGAACTATGTGCAGAAATCCATCGATAGAAACCATTATACGCCAAATCTATTGGACCCACAAGCGCTTGAACTGACTTCCCGCGAGTTGGAAATCTTAGAATTATTGGGCGAGGGATTGACTAATTTGGAGATTTCGAAGAAACTTTTCCTCAGCAAGCGTACCGTTGAAGGGCACCGCCAGAATCTGATTGACAAAACGGGATCCAAGAACACGCCAGCTTTGATTAAATTTGCTGTCCTCAACGGATTGTTACGGTAA
- a CDS encoding RNA polymerase sigma factor — MKSQINASIEENTVILKRLANNFTTDPVEKEDLVQETFIRSLKSFEKFINHPKLVSWLYVIMKNIYLNRYRRLNIHRTAEKEITYRQSLNSATNNKAETNFVLKDIEDSMKALSKENYEIFSMYLEGFKYHEIATQMSIKEGTIKTRIHTIKKVLQKKLNVYARN, encoded by the coding sequence ATGAAAAGTCAAATAAACGCCTCCATTGAAGAAAACACGGTAATCCTAAAACGGCTTGCCAACAACTTCACCACTGATCCTGTTGAAAAGGAAGATTTAGTACAGGAAACTTTTATCCGTTCCCTGAAATCTTTTGAGAAATTCATTAATCATCCAAAATTAGTTTCATGGCTCTACGTAATCATGAAAAACATTTACTTGAATCGATACCGACGGTTAAACATTCACCGAACCGCGGAAAAAGAAATTACCTATCGGCAATCCCTAAATTCGGCAACCAATAATAAGGCAGAAACGAATTTTGTACTGAAGGATATAGAGGACTCTATGAAAGCTTTATCGAAAGAGAACTATGAAATCTTCAGCATGTACCTGGAAGGATTTAAATACCATGAAATTGCAACACAGATGTCCATTAAAGAAGGGACTATAAAAACGAGAATCCATACCATTAAAAAGGTGCTACAGAAAAAACTGAATGTCTATGCACGCAATTAG
- a CDS encoding efflux RND transporter periplasmic adaptor subunit: MNIKSPIYFSLLAIGLLVSLGSCGAKEGKESAEKEEAHGHEHGASEPTTVASLTQEQIKEVGIAFGSIEQKALTATIKANGILRVPNNNRSNVTPLYGGSIRTLNVQLGDQVRKGQVIATIVNPQFIQLQEDYLNTVNEILLAEQELQRQQELNAGNAGIKRNLQSASSNLNILKTKRASLAQQLNVLGISAAKISAGNLRSVIAVVSPINGVVSNVFLKLGSYVDVSSPIVEIVDNSMIHLDLQVFEKDLPHLKIGQDISFTTVNNPDQTYVAKISKLGASFENDSKSIAVHCVVTGDKTDLIDGMNTTGIISMSDVTTPAVPDDAIVEANGKYYIFIETDKKAEENGEHEHAHENEQGHDHDENEAEHDHSKGETHDHEHGITFEKIEVIKGVSNMGYTGITPVQELSPNVKVVIKGAFFINAKMSGAVGHSH; this comes from the coding sequence ATGAACATAAAATCACCTATATATTTTAGCCTCCTGGCAATCGGCCTGCTCGTATCCCTAGGCTCATGTGGGGCAAAAGAAGGCAAGGAATCTGCCGAAAAAGAAGAAGCACATGGACATGAACATGGTGCAAGTGAACCCACCACCGTAGCTTCGCTTACCCAAGAACAGATCAAGGAAGTGGGCATTGCCTTTGGTTCGATAGAGCAGAAAGCATTGACCGCAACAATTAAGGCCAATGGTATCCTGCGGGTTCCTAATAATAACCGATCGAACGTTACCCCGCTCTATGGCGGCTCCATCCGCACGTTAAATGTGCAACTTGGGGATCAGGTTCGCAAAGGACAGGTCATAGCAACCATTGTCAATCCGCAGTTTATCCAATTGCAAGAAGACTACCTCAACACGGTCAATGAAATTCTGCTGGCGGAACAAGAACTCCAGCGACAACAGGAGCTGAATGCCGGAAATGCGGGAATCAAACGGAATCTGCAAAGTGCGAGTAGCAATCTCAATATCTTGAAAACAAAACGAGCCTCCTTGGCTCAACAGCTCAATGTGTTGGGCATTTCTGCTGCCAAAATAAGCGCAGGGAATCTACGATCTGTAATCGCTGTGGTTAGTCCCATTAACGGAGTTGTCAGCAATGTTTTCCTGAAATTGGGGTCGTATGTGGATGTTTCTTCGCCGATCGTAGAGATCGTTGATAACTCGATGATCCATCTTGACTTGCAAGTTTTTGAAAAGGATTTGCCTCATTTAAAAATCGGACAGGATATATCCTTTACAACCGTGAATAACCCTGACCAAACCTATGTTGCCAAAATTTCTAAATTGGGTGCTTCCTTTGAGAACGATAGCAAATCCATAGCTGTGCATTGTGTTGTTACCGGAGATAAGACCGATTTGATCGATGGCATGAACACGACGGGGATCATCAGCATGAGCGATGTGACGACCCCTGCCGTGCCCGATGATGCCATTGTCGAAGCAAATGGCAAATATTATATCTTTATTGAAACCGATAAAAAGGCTGAAGAGAATGGCGAGCATGAGCATGCCCATGAAAACGAGCAAGGACATGACCACGATGAGAATGAGGCTGAACACGACCATTCCAAAGGAGAGACGCATGACCATGAACATGGCATCACATTCGAAAAAATTGAGGTCATCAAAGGCGTTTCCAACATGGGTTATACGGGAATTACACCAGTACAAGAGTTATCACCAAATGTGAAGGTGGTAATCAAGGGTGCATTTTTTATCAATGCCAAAATGAGTGGGGCCGTTGGCCATAGCCACTAA
- a CDS encoding SDR family oxidoreductase: METNTGGNPKKLYPIPPFKKQDQDPPGETKLMDPKPDHGELTYKGSQLLKGKVAIITGGDSGIGKATAIAMAREGADIVISYLDEIENEDAYDTAEWVKQAGQKALLFKGDISKEDVCKDLIETTVSEFKVIDILVNNAAYQMSYQEIEDITAEEWNKTFETNLSAMFYLVKYAKKHIRPGGSIINTTSVNAYDPNPTLLPYAASKAAIQNFSANLAQKFLEDGLGIRVNAVAPGPIWTPLIPSTIPDHENFGKNTPMGRPGQPAEIAPVFVFLASDAASYVSGATIPATGGRITI, from the coding sequence ATGGAAACTAACACTGGCGGAAATCCTAAAAAACTGTACCCTATCCCACCATTTAAAAAGCAAGACCAAGATCCTCCCGGCGAGACAAAACTGATGGATCCCAAACCAGACCACGGCGAGCTGACCTACAAAGGTAGTCAACTCCTGAAGGGAAAAGTGGCCATTATTACAGGGGGCGACTCTGGAATCGGGAAGGCAACGGCCATAGCCATGGCCCGTGAAGGTGCAGATATTGTGATATCCTATTTAGATGAAATCGAAAATGAAGATGCATATGATACTGCAGAATGGGTTAAACAAGCCGGACAGAAAGCTTTACTTTTTAAAGGTGATATCAGTAAGGAAGATGTCTGTAAAGATTTAATTGAGACCACCGTGTCCGAGTTTAAGGTGATTGATATCCTTGTGAACAATGCTGCCTACCAGATGAGCTATCAGGAAATTGAAGACATTACCGCTGAGGAATGGAACAAAACTTTTGAAACGAATCTCAGTGCGATGTTTTATTTGGTAAAATATGCAAAGAAGCATATACGTCCAGGTGGAAGTATTATCAATACCACTTCTGTTAATGCGTATGATCCGAACCCTACACTTTTGCCGTATGCGGCAAGCAAGGCGGCCATTCAAAATTTCTCCGCGAATCTGGCGCAGAAATTTCTCGAAGATGGTTTAGGGATTCGTGTAAATGCTGTGGCTCCAGGACCGATTTGGACTCCGCTTATCCCAAGTACAATACCCGATCATGAAAACTTCGGAAAGAATACACCGATGGGGCGACCTGGACAACCTGCGGAAATCGCTCCAGTATTTGTGTTCTTAGCTTCCGATGCGGCATCCTATGTCTCAGGCGCAACCATTCCTGCAACCGGAGGACGGATTACCATTTAA
- a CDS encoding CinA family protein — MNDLSLRIKENKLTLALAESMSAGYFSAIWSMQVYSGDFFKGSIIAFANEVKEDILKVDKALIKEFSAESIPVTEAMAKGLQYLIPSAIQLAITGLAYGCDDPQERAKVGDVFISIGFQGKQTSRSFSYGDDLAADIFIQAFNSSLVLLADVLAASD, encoded by the coding sequence TTGAATGACTTATCTTTACGGATAAAGGAAAATAAGCTTACCCTGGCTTTAGCGGAAAGTATGTCGGCGGGTTATTTTTCTGCAATTTGGAGTATGCAGGTCTATTCGGGTGATTTTTTCAAGGGTAGCATAATTGCTTTCGCCAATGAGGTGAAAGAAGATATTCTTAAAGTGGATAAGGCATTAATCAAGGAATTTTCTGCGGAATCCATACCTGTTACGGAGGCCATGGCCAAAGGCTTGCAATACCTCATTCCCTCAGCTATTCAGCTTGCCATTACCGGATTGGCCTATGGATGTGATGATCCCCAAGAGCGAGCAAAAGTTGGGGATGTTTTCATCAGTATTGGATTTCAGGGCAAACAAACCAGCCGTTCCTTTAGTTATGGCGACGACCTGGCCGCTGACATCTTTATTCAGGCATTCAATAGCTCGCTCGTATTGCTTGCGGATGTCTTGGCCGCATCTGATTAA